The following proteins are co-located in the Abditibacteriaceae bacterium genome:
- the pilM gene encoding type IV pilus assembly protein PilM, whose translation MALFGKKSDAGASSGATKTAASGGAKKGLSFGRKKAPAPEPAAAPAGGVEDFSDFGDFDNAASAAPAVEKPRRAAKPPKAEKKGLKGGSVVGVNIGNDSIKVVEIKGKGTQVAVTAIGIAPTPPESISNGVVMSTTALASAIRALLKTSGISTKRVISSVSGSGALVVRVIEVPEMSDAELQGNMTQDADRYIPFPPSEVIMDFKALRALPAGGDGNMEVLLAAAQREIVDLHINVLLGAKLDPQAVDVEPLAAARALSFDGLSSAPRDPDYSDVSALINIGATNTEISVLRGDLLVFTRSVPRGGHSLTQAISDTLGLAFSDAERLKQDMGDALAPSTVENDRTPTEIPANAADFGNSSFAAPVAASAVATTVATANEDDDWSGFASFDESADDAPTTAPPAASSTAAGSTDPFDDSFFNQGPTGEDPQERHAQKQDDDPTDKSVFDFSFDEGTQDLPSSPVSPADDENSTMPTMPDDLLMQPPMSTAPEDHSAFHPEEMAPRGQMFDFNTVDDPSLPSFPSLPPHLSAIPVDDDFSALPTVIEEQQAEDEALPTLEEAPAAPPTAAGFNFSFDPIEAPTSPSTDDLAALAGIGEVPAVAAAAQPIVSAGDDNSAFDFDFNSIDAAPVETPTAPRAVVPEFDINSIGEPPTAPVVAAAPIMDDAPMDAFGSDFDGFDGIAGDDFGFDANAFGVGLVGGEISDDITPATIYGIIHPLLEELAGETRRSLEYFGSRYPDAGVRRIVLVGGGAKLTNIDAYFTQELGIPTARGNPFAGVSVKAAQAGSGWVDENGPLFAVALGLALRDVA comes from the coding sequence ATGGCTCTTTTCGGCAAAAAATCTGATGCGGGCGCATCAAGCGGCGCTACAAAAACAGCGGCCTCCGGCGGCGCGAAAAAAGGCTTGAGTTTTGGCCGCAAAAAAGCGCCGGCTCCAGAACCTGCGGCTGCGCCTGCTGGAGGCGTCGAGGATTTCTCCGATTTCGGCGATTTCGACAATGCCGCCTCCGCCGCACCTGCTGTAGAAAAACCGCGCCGCGCCGCCAAGCCTCCCAAAGCCGAAAAGAAAGGCTTAAAAGGCGGCTCAGTCGTCGGCGTCAACATCGGCAACGATTCGATTAAAGTCGTTGAAATCAAAGGCAAGGGAACGCAGGTTGCGGTAACAGCCATCGGCATCGCGCCCACACCGCCAGAAAGCATTTCTAACGGCGTCGTGATGAGTACGACAGCACTCGCTTCGGCCATTCGCGCGCTTCTCAAAACATCGGGCATTTCTACCAAACGCGTAATTTCTTCAGTTTCGGGTTCGGGCGCGCTGGTTGTGCGCGTGATCGAAGTTCCCGAAATGAGCGACGCCGAACTGCAAGGCAACATGACGCAGGACGCCGACCGCTACATTCCCTTCCCGCCTTCGGAAGTCATTATGGACTTCAAGGCGTTGCGCGCTCTGCCTGCGGGCGGCGACGGCAACATGGAAGTTTTGCTGGCAGCAGCACAGCGTGAAATCGTCGATTTGCATATCAACGTATTACTCGGTGCCAAGCTCGACCCGCAAGCGGTCGATGTCGAGCCTCTCGCCGCCGCGCGCGCCCTCAGCTTCGATGGCCTGAGCAGCGCCCCACGCGATCCCGATTACTCCGATGTTTCGGCTCTCATCAATATCGGCGCGACGAATACCGAAATCTCGGTGCTGCGAGGCGATTTACTGGTGTTCACCCGCTCGGTTCCACGCGGCGGTCATTCTCTTACCCAGGCGATTTCCGATACGCTCGGCCTCGCATTCTCCGATGCCGAACGCTTGAAGCAGGACATGGGTGATGCTCTCGCGCCAAGTACGGTCGAAAACGATCGTACTCCGACTGAAATCCCAGCGAATGCTGCCGACTTTGGCAATTCTAGTTTCGCAGCGCCCGTTGCGGCCTCGGCAGTTGCGACAACCGTTGCCACTGCAAACGAAGACGACGATTGGAGCGGCTTCGCGAGTTTCGACGAAAGTGCTGACGATGCTCCAACGACTGCGCCTCCCGCAGCGAGTTCGACTGCGGCAGGTTCGACCGATCCATTCGACGATTCGTTCTTCAATCAAGGCCCGACAGGCGAAGACCCACAGGAACGCCACGCTCAAAAGCAGGACGATGACCCGACCGATAAATCGGTGTTCGATTTCTCTTTCGACGAAGGCACGCAAGATTTGCCGTCATCGCCTGTATCACCAGCCGATGACGAAAATTCAACGATGCCGACGATGCCCGACGATTTGCTGATGCAGCCGCCGATGTCTACGGCTCCCGAAGATCATTCGGCATTTCATCCGGAAGAAATGGCACCGCGCGGCCAAATGTTCGATTTCAACACGGTCGATGATCCGTCGCTGCCGTCGTTTCCGTCGCTGCCGCCACATCTCAGCGCGATTCCTGTGGACGACGACTTTTCGGCTCTCCCCACGGTTATCGAAGAACAGCAGGCCGAAGATGAAGCGCTTCCCACACTGGAAGAAGCTCCTGCTGCGCCGCCCACAGCCGCCGGCTTTAATTTTTCCTTTGATCCGATCGAAGCGCCGACATCGCCATCAACCGACGATCTGGCGGCGCTGGCCGGAATCGGCGAAGTGCCCGCCGTTGCAGCCGCAGCTCAGCCCATCGTTTCTGCGGGCGATGACAATTCGGCCTTTGACTTCGATTTCAACTCGATTGATGCAGCGCCTGTTGAAACTCCAACCGCGCCACGGGCTGTTGTTCCCGAATTCGACATCAACAGCATCGGCGAGCCGCCCACTGCTCCGGTTGTTGCAGCCGCTCCAATCATGGATGATGCGCCGATGGACGCCTTCGGCTCGGATTTCGACGGTTTCGATGGGATTGCGGGCGACGATTTCGGCTTCGATGCCAACGCGTTTGGCGTTGGTTTGGTCGGCGGCGAAATTTCGGATGACATTACACCAGCGACGATTTATGGCATCATTCATCCACTATTGGAAGAATTAGCCGGTGAGACTCGTCGTTCGCTGGAATACTTCGGTTCACGCTACCCCGATGCGGGCGTGCGTCGGATTGTTCTGGTGGGCGGAGGCGCGAAACTGACCAATATCGACGCGTATTTTACGCAGGAGCTTGGTATTCCCACGGCGCGCGGAAACCCGTTCGCCGGTGTCAGTGTGAAAGCAGCCCAAGCTGGTTCGGGCTGGGTCGATGAGAACGGGCCGCTCTTTGCCGTTGCGTTGGGATTGGCGTTGCGCGATGTCGCGTAG
- a CDS encoding NYN domain-containing protein → MDTLSSLTGNKIALLIDFDNVILGVEDPGFDVEIVVNALRSRGMVVMGRAYGDWYRHHRHRRKLMEQGIELVETPVFGPLIKNSADIRIVLDGFEIAMSQAHIDTFCLVSGDSDFLPLIKKLQYLGKTVIVIAGIKFTSDLIRRNCNEYISYENLLAESVGATEDVSVIDGAYHLLARSIITLNERLMDVRSSSVKQMMMQLNPAFSERTFGCSQFKQFLDRAARAGVVRLEQRNGGAGESSVYLLEEAKEAMMEVAEATPARALPRATEKPAERGAERRDLSTARRSGRKFVGRANRVENTNDTTPETAAETPTPETENSDAPPAEITAMNVPLASAVLEEFTPAVVPVEGFINVLAQRTDLRRGRLKFSAKTGVARQQAAPGESADVAETVPSVDESSEQTGDTPIEAATLATEETTVKKRATRRGGRGRKKKDEVAEDGELEASPEAPTAADETPVEAATVEATVSQEVAAEPVAEPAPAKPAPRKRLRGKSARTTSETPSEATLETAAAETVTETPAAVDAAAEPSDVASTDAAEEKKPRRRGGVKRAPRKKKDDTPESA, encoded by the coding sequence TTGGATACGCTTTCTTCCCTGACGGGAAATAAAATCGCGTTGCTCATCGACTTTGACAACGTGATTCTGGGCGTGGAAGACCCCGGTTTCGATGTTGAAATCGTGGTAAACGCACTGCGCTCGCGCGGTATGGTAGTCATGGGACGGGCTTACGGCGATTGGTATCGTCATCACCGTCACCGCCGCAAGCTGATGGAACAAGGCATCGAACTGGTGGAAACACCGGTTTTCGGGCCGCTCATCAAGAACTCCGCCGACATCCGCATTGTTCTCGACGGCTTTGAAATCGCCATGTCGCAGGCGCACATCGACACGTTTTGTCTGGTGTCGGGCGACAGCGACTTCCTGCCGCTCATCAAAAAGCTGCAGTATCTCGGCAAGACCGTAATCGTTATCGCGGGCATCAAGTTCACCTCCGACCTAATTCGCCGCAACTGCAACGAATATATTTCCTACGAGAACCTGCTCGCCGAAAGCGTCGGCGCGACCGAAGACGTTTCGGTTATTGACGGCGCGTATCACTTGCTGGCACGCAGCATCATCACACTGAATGAGCGCTTGATGGACGTGCGTTCGTCATCGGTCAAGCAGATGATGATGCAGCTCAATCCGGCGTTTTCCGAACGAACCTTTGGTTGCTCGCAGTTCAAGCAGTTCCTCGACCGCGCGGCGCGTGCCGGAGTTGTTCGATTGGAACAGCGCAACGGCGGCGCCGGTGAATCGAGCGTTTATCTGCTGGAAGAAGCCAAAGAAGCGATGATGGAAGTTGCGGAAGCAACGCCCGCGCGTGCACTTCCTCGCGCTACGGAAAAGCCAGCCGAACGCGGAGCAGAACGCCGCGATCTTTCGACCGCGCGCCGCAGTGGCCGCAAATTCGTGGGCCGCGCCAACCGCGTTGAGAACACCAACGACACCACGCCTGAAACGGCAGCCGAAACCCCGACGCCTGAAACTGAAAACTCCGACGCGCCGCCCGCCGAAATCACGGCGATGAACGTGCCGCTCGCTTCGGCTGTATTGGAAGAGTTCACGCCTGCCGTTGTGCCCGTCGAAGGCTTTATCAATGTCCTCGCACAGCGCACCGATTTGCGTCGCGGACGCTTGAAGTTCTCGGCAAAAACCGGCGTCGCACGCCAGCAGGCAGCGCCTGGTGAAAGTGCAGATGTCGCCGAGACTGTGCCGAGCGTTGATGAGAGTTCGGAGCAAACCGGCGATACGCCGATTGAAGCCGCGACGCTCGCAACAGAAGAAACAACGGTGAAGAAACGCGCGACGCGGCGCGGAGGCCGAGGCCGTAAGAAGAAAGACGAAGTTGCAGAAGACGGCGAGCTGGAAGCGTCGCCGGAAGCGCCAACCGCAGCCGACGAAACGCCGGTTGAAGCCGCGACTGTTGAAGCCACGGTTTCGCAAGAAGTTGCCGCTGAACCTGTTGCCGAACCTGCACCAGCGAAGCCCGCGCCGCGTAAACGCCTGCGTGGCAAAAGTGCGCGTACGACGAGCGAAACTCCAAGCGAGGCAACTCTCGAAACCGCTGCAGCCGAAACAGTGACGGAAACACCGGCGGCTGTTGATGCCGCTGCCGAACCTTCCGATGTTGCATCCACGGACGCTGCTGAGGAAAAGAAGCCGCGCCGTCGTGGTGGCGTCAAGCGTGCGCCGCGCAAAAAGAAAGACGACACCCCCGAAAGCGCGTAA
- the queG gene encoding tRNA epoxyqueuosine(34) reductase QueG, with translation MSCPPPLESDNASAKPVPETELRELAAFIKKRAAEMGFAACGIASVEPLTGHGRFLDWIQRGYFASMRWIAREDAAWKRGDVRRIVPSAQSVVCVAMHYRTREEWPEEMTGKVARYARGVDYHDIIVPRLRQLQNEIQARIPCEGRAYADTGPLLERELAQRAGIGWIGKNTMLLSRELGSYFLLGEIMLSLPLPPDAPHVAQYCGSCTRCLDACPTQAFTAPGVLNANRCISFHTIENREHLPHGLREKFGDWVFGCDICQEVCPWNGKSEAFSDEPELWTRQSAAPSLLEMLMAPQDEFSRAWKGSPVKRTKRRGLKRNALNVLRNRKARD, from the coding sequence ATGTCGTGTCCTCCGCCTTTAGAATCCGACAACGCTTCCGCAAAGCCAGTGCCCGAAACGGAACTGCGCGAACTGGCGGCGTTTATTAAAAAGCGTGCGGCAGAAATGGGGTTCGCCGCGTGTGGAATCGCGAGTGTGGAGCCACTTACCGGTCATGGCCGCTTTCTCGATTGGATTCAGCGCGGCTACTTCGCCTCGATGCGCTGGATTGCGCGCGAGGATGCCGCGTGGAAGCGCGGCGATGTGCGGCGCATTGTGCCTTCGGCGCAAAGCGTGGTTTGCGTGGCGATGCATTATCGCACGCGCGAAGAATGGCCCGAAGAAATGACGGGCAAAGTCGCGCGGTATGCGCGCGGCGTCGATTATCACGACATTATCGTGCCCCGATTGCGCCAGTTACAGAACGAAATTCAAGCCCGCATTCCGTGTGAAGGCAGAGCTTACGCCGATACCGGCCCTTTGCTCGAACGCGAATTGGCGCAGCGCGCCGGAATTGGCTGGATTGGCAAAAACACCATGCTGCTGTCGCGTGAACTCGGTTCGTATTTTCTGCTCGGCGAGATTATGCTTTCGCTCCCCTTGCCGCCCGACGCGCCGCACGTCGCGCAATATTGCGGCAGTTGCACACGCTGTCTTGATGCGTGCCCGACGCAGGCGTTCACCGCACCCGGTGTTCTCAATGCGAACCGCTGCATTTCGTTTCACACCATCGAAAACCGCGAGCATTTGCCTCACGGGTTGCGCGAAAAGTTCGGCGACTGGGTTTTCGGCTGCGACATTTGTCAGGAAGTGTGTCCGTGGAACGGTAAAAGTGAGGCGTTCAGCGACGAGCCGGAACTGTGGACGCGACAAAGCGCCGCGCCCTCCTTATTAGAAATGCTGATGGCTCCACAAGACGAGTTTTCGCGCGCGTGGAAAGGCAGCCCGGTAAAGCGTACCAAGCGACGCGGCCTTAAACGCAATGCGCTCAACGTGTTACGAAATAGAAAAGCCAGAGATTAA
- the mutS gene encoding DNA mismatch repair protein MutS has translation MSDTSKQTPMMRQWERMKAQYPDAILLFRMGDFYEMFGADAELAARELEITLTKRSKDENAIPMCGVPFHAAERYIAQLVAKGYRCAICDQVEDPKYARGLVKRDITRVLSPGTLVEESYLSGVGAASGNNFLAAIFASKDLSRFGLSLIDVSTGEFLAGEIETFAPKKTAEVCEGSTVEIARPDDDQTPTAADESARWQNVREELMRYAPAEVLVPQPLRECTAFWQMLQSLELRLTPFDAAGFDSSHQKLCAQFHTMSLRGYGVEELPLAQDAAALILDYLRDTHLGALGHVRRLSVLSTADWMQLDGATRRNLELVQSLRDGGTKGTLFGLLDETRTGAGARLLRKWIAQPLLHRSRIENRQDAVQELLADLLLRRDVRDLLKSIGDIERLVSRAITGQGNARDLVALRTALQTLPALSEALQSTSSAALETVKKLLNPAPEWRAELERAIADDPPANLTDGGLIREGFDAGLDELRVAARDGKTWMAQLEDSERVRTGIKNLKIGFNNVFGYYIEISKAQLNNVPEEYTRKQTTANAERFVTSELKEKETLILTAQDRIGELERRIFEQVQSGIKECAGRLQDTARALAHLDVYAGFAELASKRDYVRPEIVEEAVLDIRSGRHPVVEAAAREPFVPNDCVMDTDSQQLLVITGPNASGKSTFLRQVALITLMAQIGCYVPARSARIGLVDRIFTRVGAQDDLATGQSTFTVEMNETANILNNASPRSLVILDEVGRGTSTYDGLSIAWAVAEWLHEAGCKTLFATHYHHLNELEERLPRAKNYRIAVKEDGEHIIFLRRIIRGGTDKSFGIQVARLAGLPAPVVARAQELLEIFSRERLRGQDTENAAIPAAKSTVEIDRTANLFAEDAPLHPAVEALKKLDVDNLTPMEAMWKLAELQKLAAS, from the coding sequence ATGTCTGACACTTCTAAACAAACCCCGATGATGCGCCAGTGGGAGCGCATGAAAGCCCAATATCCCGATGCGATTCTGTTGTTTCGCATGGGCGATTTCTACGAAATGTTCGGCGCCGATGCCGAACTCGCCGCGCGCGAACTGGAAATCACGCTCACTAAAAGAAGCAAGGACGAAAACGCGATTCCCATGTGCGGCGTGCCGTTTCACGCCGCCGAGCGCTATATCGCGCAACTTGTGGCTAAGGGCTATCGTTGCGCGATTTGCGATCAGGTCGAAGACCCGAAATACGCGCGCGGCCTCGTCAAACGCGACATTACGCGCGTTCTCTCGCCGGGCACGCTGGTCGAGGAATCGTATCTTTCGGGCGTTGGTGCCGCGAGCGGCAACAACTTTCTCGCCGCAATTTTCGCCAGCAAAGATTTATCGCGCTTTGGCCTTTCCCTGATTGATGTTTCAACCGGCGAATTTCTCGCGGGCGAAATCGAAACTTTTGCACCCAAGAAAACTGCCGAAGTGTGCGAAGGGAGTACGGTCGAAATCGCACGTCCCGACGACGACCAGACGCCGACTGCTGCCGATGAAAGTGCGCGCTGGCAAAACGTGCGCGAAGAACTGATGCGTTACGCGCCCGCCGAAGTCTTGGTGCCACAGCCGCTGCGCGAATGCACGGCGTTCTGGCAAATGCTGCAAAGTTTGGAACTGCGCCTTACGCCATTTGATGCGGCGGGCTTCGATTCGAGCCACCAAAAGCTCTGCGCGCAATTCCACACGATGTCACTGCGCGGTTACGGCGTCGAAGAATTGCCTCTCGCGCAAGACGCTGCCGCGCTCATTCTCGATTACTTGCGAGACACGCACTTGGGCGCGCTCGGCCACGTTCGGCGCTTGAGCGTGCTTTCCACCGCCGATTGGATGCAACTCGATGGCGCGACACGGCGCAATTTAGAGCTTGTGCAGTCTTTGCGCGACGGCGGCACCAAAGGCACGTTGTTCGGCCTTTTAGATGAAACGCGCACCGGCGCGGGCGCGCGACTTTTGCGTAAGTGGATTGCACAGCCGTTGCTTCATCGTTCGCGCATCGAAAATCGCCAGGACGCCGTTCAGGAACTGCTCGCCGATCTGCTGCTCCGCCGCGACGTGCGCGATTTGCTGAAAAGCATCGGCGACATCGAACGCCTCGTTTCGCGGGCGATTACAGGACAGGGCAACGCCCGCGACTTGGTTGCGTTGCGCACCGCGCTGCAAACCTTGCCCGCGCTCAGTGAAGCATTGCAAAGCACATCGAGCGCGGCGCTGGAAACTGTTAAAAAACTTCTGAATCCGGCTCCTGAATGGCGCGCCGAATTGGAACGCGCCATCGCCGACGATCCACCCGCGAACCTCACCGACGGCGGCCTCATCCGCGAAGGCTTCGACGCCGGACTCGATGAACTGCGTGTCGCCGCGCGCGACGGCAAAACGTGGATGGCGCAACTCGAAGATTCCGAACGCGTGCGAACCGGAATCAAGAATCTGAAAATCGGGTTTAACAACGTCTTCGGTTACTACATCGAAATCTCGAAGGCTCAACTGAACAACGTGCCCGAAGAATACACGCGCAAGCAAACGACGGCCAACGCCGAGCGCTTCGTCACTTCGGAACTCAAAGAAAAAGAAACCCTGATTCTCACCGCGCAAGACCGCATCGGCGAACTGGAACGGCGCATTTTCGAGCAGGTGCAAAGCGGTATCAAAGAATGCGCCGGACGCTTGCAAGATACGGCGCGCGCGCTTGCTCATCTGGATGTTTATGCGGGCTTCGCCGAACTCGCTTCCAAACGTGATTACGTCCGACCGGAAATCGTCGAAGAAGCCGTTCTCGATATTCGCAGCGGACGCCATCCGGTTGTCGAAGCCGCCGCGCGCGAGCCATTTGTCCCCAACGATTGCGTGATGGACACCGATTCGCAGCAGTTACTGGTCATTACCGGCCCAAATGCGTCGGGCAAGAGTACGTTCTTGCGTCAGGTCGCGCTGATTACGCTGATGGCGCAAATCGGTTGTTATGTTCCGGCTCGGAGTGCGCGCATCGGCCTCGTCGATAGAATTTTTACGCGCGTCGGCGCGCAAGACGATCTGGCGACCGGGCAAAGCACCTTTACCGTCGAAATGAATGAAACCGCGAATATCTTGAATAATGCGTCGCCGCGTTCTTTAGTGATTCTTGACGAAGTCGGGCGCGGAACTTCAACTTACGATGGCCTTTCGATTGCGTGGGCGGTCGCCGAATGGCTGCACGAAGCGGGCTGCAAAACGCTTTTCGCCACGCATTATCATCATCTCAACGAGTTGGAAGAACGCTTGCCGCGTGCCAAGAATTACCGCATTGCGGTGAAAGAAGACGGCGAACATATTATCTTTTTGCGGCGAATCATTCGCGGCGGCACCGACAAGAGCTTCGGAATTCAGGTCGCGCGTTTGGCGGGCCTACCCGCGCCGGTTGTCGCACGCGCGCAGGAACTCTTGGAAATCTTCTCGCGCGAACGCTTGCGCGGGCAGGATACCGAAAACGCCGCAATTCCTGCCGCCAAAAGTACGGTCGAAATCGACCGTACCGCGAATTTGTTCGCCGAAGACGCACCGCTGCATCCCGCAGTTGAAGCGCTCAAGAAACTCGATGTCGATAATCTGACGCCGATGGAAGCGATGTGGAAATTAGCCGAGTTGCAAAAACTCGCCGCGAGTTAA